In one window of Verrucomicrobiia bacterium DNA:
- a CDS encoding phage holin family protein — translation MDASPGKFGRITSLARRMLHRFLAIGENRIELFLLEVQEEREKLVKVLLLVVGMAVFGLLAGIALTLAVMLFFWERSPVLALVIMTLIYGLMAAYLYHRMMALQRDWQTLPGTLEQLRKDRECLDQNLL, via the coding sequence ATGGATGCATCTCCTGGGAAGTTCGGTCGCATAACATCTCTTGCCAGAAGGATGCTGCACCGGTTTCTCGCCATAGGGGAGAATCGTATTGAGCTCTTCCTGCTCGAGGTGCAGGAAGAGCGTGAGAAATTGGTGAAAGTGCTGCTTCTTGTCGTAGGCATGGCAGTATTCGGCTTGCTGGCAGGCATCGCGCTGACCTTGGCGGTCATGCTGTTTTTCTGGGAGCGCTCACCAGTGCTGGCTCTGGTGATAATGACTCTGATCTATGGTTTGATGGCCGCATATTTGTATCATCGTATGATGGCTTTGCAACGGGATTGGCAAACGTTGCCGGGAACGTTGGAGCAATTGCGAAAGGACCGCGAATGTCTGGATCAAAATCTGCTTTGA